Part of the Moorella sp. E308F genome, TTCCCCCGCCACCAGGTCGGCATTTATATTGTAGCTTTCACCATCAGGTCCTACACCGATGGGGGCCACCACAGGGATGTAACCTTCGGCGATGACGGTTTCAATAATGCCGGGATTGACCCTTTCCACCCGGCCGACAAAACCCAGGTCCAGGTCAACCTCCGCCCCATCTTCCTGCTGGATATGGGCTATTTGTTTCCTGGCTTCAATGAGGTTGCCGTCCTTGCCGCAGAGGCCGATGGCCTTGCCGCCGTAACGGTGGATATTGGTGACAATTTCTTTATTAATCTTCCCCACCAGGACCATTTCCACAATCTCCATTGTCTCGGCGTCAGTCACCCGCTGGCCCTGGATAAACTGCGACTGCTTGCCCAGGCGCTTGAGCATACCGGTAATTTCCGGCCCGCCGCCATGGACAATGACCGGTCGCATGCCCACCAGGTGCATGAGAACGGCGTCCTGCATGACGGCCTTTTTCAGGTCGCAATTGGTCATGGCATGGCCGCCGTACTTGATCACTACCGTTTTGCCGTAGAACTGGCGGATATAGGGCAGGGCCTCGATAAGGATTTCTGTTTTTTCCAGGGGTGAAAGGGGCATCTTGCGTTCCCTCCAGTACGCACCCCCATACCGGGGCTTTTCTACGGGTCAGCAGTG contains:
- the argB gene encoding acetylglutamate kinase; translated protein: MPLSPLEKTEILIEALPYIRQFYGKTVVIKYGGHAMTNCDLKKAVMQDAVLMHLVGMRPVIVHGGGPEITGMLKRLGKQSQFIQGQRVTDAETMEIVEMVLVGKINKEIVTNIHRYGGKAIGLCGKDGNLIEARKQIAHIQQEDGAEVDLDLGFVGRVERVNPGIIETVIAEGYIPVVAPIGVGPDGESYNINADLVAGELAVALKADKLVLLTDVEGILADRNNPGSLISALEVGRVPELIRQGVIDGGMIPKVNCCIRALEGGVKKTHIIDGRIPHSILLEVFTDTGVGTMVVP